One region of Acidovorax sp. T1 genomic DNA includes:
- a CDS encoding DNA gyrase inhibitor YacG, with amino-acid sequence MATETPPGGATRLVTCPQCGGDSIYSPQNRYRPFCSERCKQIDLGAWASEDFRMPAEAPPDDAQYGDPRHQH; translated from the coding sequence ATGGCAACCGAAACCCCACCGGGTGGAGCCACCCGCCTTGTCACCTGCCCGCAGTGCGGCGGCGACAGCATCTACAGCCCCCAGAACCGCTATCGGCCCTTTTGCAGCGAGCGCTGCAAGCAGATAGACCTGGGCGCCTGGGCCAGCGAGGACTTTCGCATGCCCGCCGAGGCACCACCGGACGACGCACAGTACGGTGACCCGCGCCACCAGCACTGA
- a CDS encoding type II secretion system F family protein: MATAASKRDIKDFVFEWEGKDRNGKIVRGETRAGGDNQVQAMLRRQGVFPTKIKKRRMRSGKKIKPKDIALFTRQLATMMKAGVPLLQAFDIVGRGNTNASVTKLLNDVRSDVETGTSLNGAFRKYPMYFDSLYCNLVEAGEAAGILEALLDRLALYMEKTEAIKSKIKSALMYPISVVIVAFVVVTVIMIFVIPAFKEVFTSFGADLPAPTLFVMAISEIFVKWWWLIFGVLGGGFYFFMQAWRRSEKVQMFMDRLMLRMPIFGALVEKSCVARWTRTLSTMFAAGVPLVEALDSVGGASGNSVYSMATDKIQQEVSTGTSLTAAMGNANIFPSMVLQMCAIGEESGSIDHMLGKAADFYEAEVDDMVAGLSSLMEPIIIVFLGTLIGGIVVSMYLPIFKLGQVV; this comes from the coding sequence ATGGCAACCGCAGCATCCAAACGCGACATCAAGGACTTCGTCTTTGAGTGGGAAGGCAAAGACCGCAACGGAAAGATTGTCAGGGGGGAAACTCGTGCCGGAGGGGACAATCAGGTACAGGCCATGTTGCGGCGCCAAGGGGTTTTCCCCACCAAGATCAAGAAGCGCCGCATGCGCTCTGGCAAGAAGATCAAACCCAAAGATATTGCCTTGTTCACCCGCCAACTGGCTACCATGATGAAGGCTGGGGTGCCATTGCTACAGGCGTTCGATATTGTGGGACGCGGCAACACCAATGCCAGCGTGACCAAATTGCTGAACGATGTGCGCTCGGATGTTGAAACCGGCACCTCATTGAATGGCGCATTTCGCAAATACCCCATGTATTTCGACAGCTTGTATTGCAACCTGGTCGAGGCAGGGGAGGCTGCAGGTATTCTGGAAGCGCTTCTCGATCGCCTGGCGCTTTACATGGAAAAGACCGAGGCCATCAAGTCCAAGATCAAGTCGGCACTCATGTACCCGATTTCGGTGGTGATCGTGGCGTTTGTGGTGGTCACCGTGATCATGATTTTTGTGATTCCGGCCTTCAAGGAAGTCTTCACCTCGTTTGGTGCAGATTTGCCCGCCCCCACCCTTTTCGTCATGGCCATCAGCGAAATATTCGTGAAGTGGTGGTGGTTGATTTTCGGCGTGCTGGGTGGCGGGTTTTACTTCTTCATGCAGGCGTGGCGCCGCAGTGAAAAAGTCCAGATGTTCATGGACCGCCTGATGCTGCGCATGCCCATTTTTGGCGCGCTGGTGGAAAAATCCTGCGTCGCCCGCTGGACCCGGACGCTTTCGACAATGTTTGCTGCAGGCGTGCCCTTGGTGGAGGCACTGGACTCCGTAGGGGGCGCCTCAGGGAATTCGGTCTATTCCATGGCGACCGACAAGATTCAGCAAGAGGTTTCTACGGGAACCAGCCTGACTGCGGCAATGGGCAATGCCAATATCTTCCCTTCCATGGTGCTGCAGATGTGCGCCATTGGGGAGGAGTCAGGTTCCATCGACCACATGCTGGGCAAGGCGGCCGACTTCTATGAAGCGGAAGTGGACGACATGGTGGCCGGGCTCTCCAGCCTGATGGAACCCATCATCATCGTGTTTTTGGGCACCCTGATTGGTGGCATCGTGGTGTCGATGTACCTGCCGATTTTCAAGCTCGGTCAGGTCGTCTGA
- the pilB gene encoding type IV-A pilus assembly ATPase PilB, with product MAAVDTVQKEASSVALPGLGRALISAGKLTQKSAEEIYKKSQTSRTSFIAELTGSGIVSASDLAHTVSAVFGAPLLDLDAIDPLRLPKDLLDAKICNAYRVVVLSKRNNRLIVATADPTDQEAAEKIKFTTQMGVDWIIAEYDKLSRLVENSTKSTSESMDTLISGGGDFEFDDVTVEEATESTDAGSDVEDAPVVKFVHKMLLDAFNMRASDLHFEPYEHQYRVRFRIDGELREIASPPIAIKDKLASRIKVISRLDISEKRVPQDGRMKLKVGPDRVIDFRVSTLPTLFGEKIVIRILDPSSAKLGIDALGYEAVEKERLLAAIGRPYGMVLVTGPTGSGKTVSLYTCLNLLNKPGVNIATAEDPSEINLPGVNQVNVNEKAGLTFAVALKSFLRQDPDIIMVGEIRDLETADISIKAAQTGHLVLSTLHTNDAPTTLTRMRNMGIAPFNIASSVILITAQRLARRLCPVCKTPADIPHETLVDAGFPEHEIDGSWVTYRPVGCSACNNGYKGRLGIYQVMPITEEIQRIILRDGSALEIAEQAKREGVRSLRDAGLHKAKLGLTSLEEVLAVTNE from the coding sequence ATGGCCGCTGTTGATACTGTCCAGAAAGAAGCCTCCTCAGTAGCCCTCCCAGGATTGGGCCGCGCGCTGATATCGGCGGGAAAGCTGACACAAAAATCAGCCGAGGAAATTTACAAAAAGTCACAAACAAGTCGCACCAGCTTTATCGCTGAGTTAACCGGCTCAGGCATCGTTTCCGCCTCGGATTTGGCGCACACCGTTTCGGCTGTTTTTGGCGCACCATTGCTGGACCTGGACGCCATAGATCCACTGCGTCTTCCCAAAGACCTGCTCGACGCCAAAATTTGCAACGCTTACCGGGTGGTTGTTCTCAGCAAAAGAAACAATCGGCTCATAGTGGCCACGGCAGATCCAACAGATCAGGAAGCCGCCGAGAAAATCAAATTCACCACCCAAATGGGGGTGGACTGGATTATTGCAGAATACGATAAGTTAAGTCGTCTGGTAGAAAACAGCACAAAATCCACCAGCGAATCCATGGATACGCTGATCAGTGGCGGGGGTGATTTTGAATTCGATGATGTCACTGTTGAAGAAGCCACGGAGAGTACGGATGCTGGAAGCGACGTTGAAGACGCTCCAGTCGTCAAGTTTGTGCACAAGATGCTGCTCGATGCTTTCAATATGCGGGCCTCTGATCTGCATTTCGAACCTTATGAGCACCAGTATCGGGTGCGGTTTCGTATTGATGGAGAATTGCGCGAAATTGCATCCCCCCCTATTGCCATCAAGGACAAATTAGCCTCCCGCATCAAGGTTATTTCGCGCCTCGATATTTCCGAGAAACGGGTGCCCCAGGATGGGCGCATGAAATTGAAAGTGGGTCCCGACCGGGTCATCGACTTTCGTGTGAGCACCTTGCCCACGCTGTTTGGCGAAAAAATCGTGATTCGTATTTTGGATCCCAGCAGCGCGAAACTCGGCATTGATGCGCTAGGTTATGAGGCCGTGGAGAAAGAGCGCCTACTGGCAGCGATCGGTCGTCCTTACGGAATGGTTTTGGTCACCGGCCCCACCGGGTCGGGCAAGACGGTTTCGCTCTATACCTGTTTGAACTTGCTCAACAAACCTGGTGTCAATATCGCCACGGCCGAAGATCCATCTGAAATCAATCTCCCAGGAGTGAACCAAGTCAACGTCAACGAAAAGGCCGGGCTCACCTTTGCGGTGGCTCTCAAGTCTTTTCTTCGTCAGGATCCGGACATCATCATGGTGGGTGAAATTCGCGATCTGGAGACCGCCGATATTTCTATCAAAGCGGCGCAGACGGGACACCTTGTTCTTTCAACCTTGCATACCAATGACGCGCCCACCACATTAACTCGCATGCGCAATATGGGAATTGCGCCCTTCAATATTGCGTCCAGCGTTATATTGATCACGGCCCAGAGACTGGCCCGTCGGCTTTGCCCTGTTTGCAAGACACCTGCTGATATTCCCCATGAAACACTGGTGGATGCAGGTTTTCCTGAGCATGAGATCGATGGCTCTTGGGTAACCTACCGCCCTGTTGGCTGCTCTGCCTGCAACAACGGATACAAGGGCCGTCTGGGGATTTATCAGGTCATGCCAATTACCGAAGAGATTCAGCGCATCATCCTGCGCGACGGCAGCGCGCTGGAAATTGCGGAACAAGCCAAACGGGAAGGCGTACGTTCTTTGCGTGACGCGGGTCTGCATAAAGCGAAATTGGGCCTCACTTCATTGGAAGAAGTGCTGGCAGTGACCAACGAATAA
- the coaE gene encoding dephospho-CoA kinase (Dephospho-CoA kinase (CoaE) performs the final step in coenzyme A biosynthesis.) — protein sequence MQRPTHVGLTGGIGSGKSTLGQMLQSCGAALIDADAIARGVTAAAGAAIADIRAAFGPDAIDATGAMDRARMRALAFSAPQARAQLEAIVHPWVTRLGDQQAQDAWSAGHRVIVFDIPLLVESGRWARKLDAVVVVDCSAETQIHRVMARNGLQRAAVQAILDTQANRPARRAAADAVVLNDGIALDTLRSHSLQLARLFGL from the coding sequence ATGCAACGGCCAACGCATGTGGGGCTGACCGGGGGCATTGGCAGCGGTAAAAGCACGCTGGGGCAGATGCTCCAGTCCTGCGGCGCAGCGCTGATCGATGCGGACGCGATTGCCCGTGGCGTCACTGCAGCCGCAGGCGCCGCCATTGCGGATATCCGGGCTGCCTTCGGACCGGACGCCATCGATGCCACCGGCGCCATGGACCGCGCGCGCATGCGCGCCCTGGCCTTTTCCGCCCCCCAGGCACGCGCCCAGCTGGAAGCCATCGTGCACCCCTGGGTCACACGGCTGGGCGACCAGCAAGCACAGGATGCATGGTCCGCAGGGCATCGCGTCATCGTCTTCGATATTCCCTTGCTGGTGGAATCGGGCCGCTGGGCACGCAAGCTCGATGCCGTGGTGGTGGTGGATTGCAGCGCCGAAACGCAGATCCACCGCGTCATGGCGCGCAACGGACTGCAGCGCGCTGCGGTGCAAGCCATCCTGGACACACAGGCAAACCGTCCAGCCCGGCGCGCCGCCGCAGACGCCGTGGTTCTGAACGATGGCATTGCGCTAGACACCCTGCGCAGCCATTCATTGCAACTGGCCCGCCTGTTCGGGCTATGA
- the rplU gene encoding 50S ribosomal protein L21, with protein MYAVIKTGGKQYRVASGEKIKVEQIAADVGQEIVIDQVLAVGNGAELKVGTPLVSGATVKATVVAHGKHDKVHIFKMRRRKHYQKRQGHRQQFTELQIGVIAA; from the coding sequence ATGTACGCGGTCATAAAAACCGGCGGCAAGCAGTATCGCGTTGCTTCCGGCGAAAAAATTAAAGTAGAACAGATTGCTGCGGACGTAGGCCAGGAAATTGTGATCGACCAGGTTCTGGCTGTCGGCAACGGCGCTGAACTGAAGGTGGGTACTCCCCTGGTGTCCGGCGCAACCGTGAAAGCCACCGTCGTGGCGCACGGCAAGCACGACAAAGTGCACATCTTCAAGATGCGCCGTCGCAAGCACTATCAGAAACGTCAAGGTCACCGTCAGCAGTTCACCGAACTGCAAATCGGCGTGATCGCTGCTTAA
- the rpmA gene encoding 50S ribosomal protein L27 codes for MAQKKGGGSTRNGRDSKPKMLGVKAFGGELISAGSIIVRQRGTRFHPGSNVGVGKDHTLFALVDGHVSFGTKGALSKSTVNVTPA; via the coding sequence ATGGCACAGAAAAAAGGCGGCGGCTCTACGCGAAACGGGCGCGACTCCAAGCCAAAGATGCTGGGTGTCAAGGCGTTCGGTGGTGAACTGATCAGTGCTGGCTCCATCATCGTGCGCCAGCGCGGCACGCGTTTCCACCCCGGCAGCAATGTCGGTGTGGGCAAGGACCACACCTTGTTCGCCCTGGTGGATGGCCACGTGTCGTTCGGCACCAAGGGTGCGTTGTCCAAGTCCACGGTCAATGTGACTCCCGCCTGA
- a CDS encoding polyprenyl synthetase family protein — protein MREVDRVIAQRLTSSVPLVAQISQYIIAAGGKRLRPALLLLICGALGYRGQHRFSLAAVVELIHTATLLHDDVVDASTLRRGRATANQTFGNPASVLVGDFLHSRSFQMMTETGNLRVMDVLSEATNVIAEGEVLQLMNMHDASLDESGYLQVIRSKTAKLFEASARLGAILAAAPPAIEEACATYGQALGTAFQIIDDVLDYDGDTAEMGKNLGDDLREGKSTLPLIVAMQRGSSEQASIVRHAIEEGSTDRLDDVVAIVRTTGALEAARTAAFAEARRAMAAAEQLPAGNYATSLLQLAAQLLERRA, from the coding sequence ATGCGCGAAGTGGACCGCGTCATTGCCCAGCGTCTAACGTCCAGCGTGCCCCTGGTGGCGCAAATCTCCCAGTACATCATTGCAGCCGGTGGCAAGCGGCTGCGCCCGGCCCTGCTGCTGCTGATATGTGGTGCCCTGGGTTATCGGGGGCAGCACCGGTTCAGCCTGGCTGCAGTCGTCGAGTTGATCCACACAGCCACCTTGCTGCACGACGACGTCGTGGATGCCTCCACCCTGCGCAGGGGACGCGCCACCGCCAATCAGACCTTCGGCAATCCCGCTAGCGTACTGGTGGGCGATTTTCTGCACTCGCGCTCATTTCAGATGATGACGGAGACTGGAAACCTGCGCGTCATGGATGTGCTGTCCGAGGCCACCAACGTCATCGCAGAAGGCGAAGTACTGCAACTGATGAACATGCACGATGCCTCCCTGGATGAATCAGGGTACTTGCAAGTCATCCGCTCCAAGACCGCCAAACTCTTTGAAGCCAGCGCACGGTTAGGCGCCATTCTTGCGGCAGCGCCCCCAGCCATCGAAGAGGCCTGCGCAACGTATGGGCAAGCATTGGGCACAGCGTTCCAAATCATTGACGATGTACTCGACTATGACGGGGACACGGCGGAAATGGGGAAAAACCTGGGCGACGACCTGCGCGAAGGAAAATCCACGCTGCCACTCATCGTGGCCATGCAACGAGGCTCTTCCGAGCAAGCTTCCATTGTGCGGCACGCCATTGAAGAAGGCTCCACAGATCGCCTGGACGATGTGGTAGCCATTGTCCGAACCACCGGAGCGCTGGAAGCAGCGCGCACAGCCGCCTTCGCGGAAGCCCGCCGCGCAATGGCTGCCGCGGAGCAGTTGCCAGCGGGCAACTACGCAACGAGCTTGCTACAATTAGCAGCTCAATTGCTTGAGCGCCGCGCCTGA
- a CDS encoding NUDIX domain-containing protein — protein sequence MRGGTVAERKHTEVAVGILLRADGAMLLSTRPPGKPYAGYWEFPGGKLEAGETVEQALRRELIEELGVTIGPASVWKVTEHDYPHALVRLHWCKVSEWTGAFEMREGQTMAWQQMPLSVAPVLPGAYPVLQWLAEERGQQFSVE from the coding sequence ATGCGGGGCGGCACAGTGGCTGAGCGCAAGCACACCGAGGTGGCCGTGGGCATCTTGCTGCGCGCGGATGGCGCGATGCTCTTGTCCACGCGCCCGCCTGGCAAGCCCTATGCGGGCTACTGGGAGTTTCCGGGTGGCAAGCTGGAGGCGGGCGAAACGGTGGAGCAAGCCCTGCGCCGCGAACTGATCGAGGAGCTGGGGGTGACCATCGGGCCCGCCAGCGTCTGGAAGGTGACTGAGCACGACTACCCCCACGCCCTGGTGCGCCTGCACTGGTGCAAGGTTTCGGAGTGGACCGGAGCGTTCGAGATGCGCGAGGGCCAGACGATGGCCTGGCAGCAGATGCCTTTGAGCGTGGCGCCGGTGTTGCCCGGTGCTTACCCTGTGCTGCAATGGCTGGCCGAGGAACGTGGCCAGCAGTTTTCAGTGGAATAG
- a CDS encoding ATP-binding protein, whose protein sequence is MNEKFEHLIERAEQLIARIESVLPQPLGAPDWSAAIAWRYRKRSSGHGTLEPVRHVAAMQLADLKEIDGQKEKIERNTQQFVQGLPANNVLLTGARGTGKSSLIKACLNAHAAQGLRLIEVDKADLTDLPDIVDVVSARPEKFIVFCDDLSFEDGEPGYKALKSILDGSVAAATPNVLIYATSNRRHLLPEYMAENRTYTHTDDGEVHPGEAVEEKISLSERFGLWVSFYPFSQDEYLTIVAQWLSSLGVPASAIVAARPEALVWALERGSRSGRVAYQFARDYAGRHSG, encoded by the coding sequence ATGAACGAAAAATTTGAACACCTGATCGAGCGCGCCGAGCAGCTCATCGCGCGCATCGAATCCGTGCTGCCCCAGCCCCTGGGCGCGCCCGACTGGTCGGCTGCCATTGCCTGGCGCTACCGCAAGCGCAGCAGCGGGCACGGCACCCTAGAGCCCGTGCGCCATGTGGCGGCCATGCAGCTGGCGGACCTCAAGGAAATTGACGGGCAAAAAGAAAAGATCGAGCGCAACACCCAGCAGTTCGTGCAGGGCTTGCCCGCCAACAACGTGCTGCTGACCGGTGCGCGCGGCACGGGCAAGTCCTCGCTCATCAAGGCCTGCCTGAACGCCCATGCGGCCCAGGGCCTGCGCCTGATCGAGGTGGACAAGGCCGACTTGACGGATCTGCCCGACATCGTGGATGTGGTGTCCGCCCGGCCCGAGAAATTCATCGTCTTCTGCGACGACCTGAGTTTTGAAGACGGCGAGCCGGGCTACAAGGCGCTCAAGTCCATCCTCGACGGCTCGGTGGCCGCGGCCACGCCCAATGTGCTGATCTATGCCACCAGCAACCGGCGCCACCTGCTGCCCGAGTACATGGCGGAAAACCGCACCTACACCCACACCGACGATGGCGAGGTCCATCCCGGCGAGGCGGTGGAAGAGAAGATTTCGCTGTCGGAGCGTTTTGGCTTGTGGGTCAGTTTTTACCCCTTCAGCCAGGATGAGTACCTGACCATCGTGGCCCAGTGGCTGTCGTCGCTCGGCGTGCCGGCATCCGCCATCGTGGCGGCACGCCCTGAGGCGTTGGTCTGGGCGCTGGAGCGCGGTTCGCGCAGCGGCCGCGTGGCCTACCAGTTCGCGCGCGACTATGCGGGGCGGCACAGTGGCTGA
- the zapD gene encoding cell division protein ZapD, with the protein MILYEYPFNERIRTYLRLEQLFRRLGELIPRQHPLDHHFALVTIFEIMDVAARADLKSDVLKDIEKHKHQLDSYRGNPSISEAALDAVVAQLDHCFTSLNHQTGKSGHALTENDWLMSIRSRVGIPGGTCGFDLPAYYAWQHKDVAERQHALEQWASTLAPLAESIYVLLKLLRDTGVPQKVAAERGQFQQNLPQGRTFQLLRLRIDPALELIPEISGNRLIVSVRLMRQEPDGRLQSSTEDAAFELTLCA; encoded by the coding sequence GTGATCCTTTACGAATACCCCTTTAACGAGCGCATCAGAACCTATCTGCGGCTGGAGCAGTTGTTTCGCCGGCTGGGAGAGCTGATTCCTCGCCAGCATCCGCTGGACCATCACTTTGCCCTCGTCACCATCTTTGAGATCATGGACGTGGCGGCGCGTGCCGACCTGAAATCCGACGTTCTCAAAGATATCGAGAAGCACAAGCACCAGCTCGACAGCTACCGTGGCAATCCCTCCATTTCAGAGGCGGCACTCGATGCCGTGGTGGCGCAGCTGGACCACTGCTTTACATCGCTCAACCACCAGACGGGCAAGTCGGGCCACGCACTCACCGAAAACGACTGGCTGATGAGCATCCGCAGCCGCGTGGGCATTCCTGGCGGCACTTGCGGCTTTGATCTGCCAGCCTATTACGCGTGGCAGCACAAGGACGTGGCGGAGCGCCAGCACGCGCTGGAGCAATGGGCATCCACCCTCGCGCCCCTGGCGGAATCCATTTACGTGCTGCTCAAATTGCTGCGCGACACGGGCGTGCCGCAAAAGGTGGCGGCCGAGCGCGGCCAGTTCCAGCAGAACCTGCCGCAAGGCCGCACCTTCCAGTTGCTGCGCCTGCGCATCGATCCCGCGCTGGAGCTGATTCCGGAGATCAGCGGCAACCGCCTGATCGTGTCGGTGCGCCTGATGCGGCAGGAGCCCGATGGACGCCTGCAGTCGTCCACCGAAGATGCCGCTTTCGAGCTCACGCTCTGCGCCTGA
- a CDS encoding prepilin peptidase — protein sequence MGVDIWAEPAIAGLVGLLLGSFLNVVIHRLPQMMEHQWAQEHAAFAAGGAHAPPAASSEATFNLWTPRSRCPSCGHAVQWYENIPVLSYLFLRGRCSACHVRISARYPLVEILTAALFAFCVYQWGLTPTGLAWCGFSAALVALAFIDWDTTLLPDDITLPLLWAGLLASAGRWIDVPLLASVTGAAAGYLSLWLVYWAFKLATGKEGMGYGDFKLFAALGAWFGWQALVPIILMSSVIGALVGIGLKVFNNLREGGYVPFGPFLVGAGLTAMVFGPHAILQTVLNLFGL from the coding sequence ATGGGCGTAGATATCTGGGCAGAACCCGCCATCGCGGGCCTGGTGGGTTTGCTGCTGGGCAGCTTTCTCAATGTTGTGATTCACCGCTTGCCCCAAATGATGGAGCACCAATGGGCGCAGGAGCATGCGGCATTCGCGGCTGGCGGCGCCCATGCTCCGCCCGCGGCAAGCAGCGAAGCCACTTTCAATCTGTGGACACCGCGTTCACGCTGCCCCTCGTGTGGGCATGCGGTGCAGTGGTATGAAAACATACCGGTGCTGAGCTATCTGTTTCTGCGCGGGCGTTGCTCGGCGTGCCATGTGCGCATCAGCGCGCGCTACCCCCTGGTAGAAATTCTGACCGCGGCGCTTTTTGCATTTTGCGTCTACCAATGGGGCTTGACGCCCACGGGCCTGGCCTGGTGCGGTTTCTCGGCCGCCCTGGTGGCCCTGGCGTTCATCGATTGGGACACCACCTTGCTGCCCGACGACATCACGCTGCCCTTGCTCTGGGCGGGGTTGCTGGCATCGGCCGGGCGCTGGATCGATGTTCCGCTGCTGGCTTCCGTGACAGGCGCCGCAGCGGGTTATCTCTCGCTGTGGCTGGTGTACTGGGCCTTCAAGCTTGCCACGGGCAAGGAGGGCATGGGATATGGCGACTTCAAGCTGTTTGCCGCGCTGGGCGCCTGGTTTGGCTGGCAGGCGCTGGTCCCCATCATTTTGATGTCTTCCGTGATCGGTGCACTGGTGGGGATTGGCCTCAAAGTCTTCAACAACCTGCGTGAAGGCGGCTATGTGCCTTTCGGCCCCTTCCTGGTGGGCGCCGGCCTGACGGCCATGGTGTTCGGGCCCCATGCCATTTTGCAAACGGTGCTGAATCTGTTCGGCCTGTGA